A single Carnobacterium alterfunditum DSM 5972 DNA region contains:
- a CDS encoding YozE family protein, with protein sequence MQRPFYHYLMTERDPHKRDVVTLFANAVYLDDSFPKQSEDYHEISHYLELNGSYLEEMTTFDKAWEIYLDKDN encoded by the coding sequence ATGCAACGTCCATTTTATCATTATTTAATGACTGAAAGAGATCCGCATAAAAGAGATGTTGTTACCTTATTCGCAAATGCTGTTTATCTAGATGATAGTTTTCCTAAACAGTCAGAAGATTACCATGAAATCAGTCACTATTTAGAATTAAATGGCTCATACTTAGAAGAAATGACAACTTTTGACAAAGCTTGGGAAATTTATTTAGATAAAGACAACTAA
- the msrA gene encoding peptide-methionine (S)-S-oxide reductase MsrA codes for MKDTAIFAGGCFWCMVSPFDEQPGIEKVISGYTGGHIVDPTYEEVLTKTTGHTEAVEITFDPSVISYEELVEIYWNQTDPTDAMGQFQDRGDNYRPVIFVLNENQRISAEKSRQELSESGKYKNPIVTVIEEVQPFYPAEEQHQEFYQKNPEKYAQEQEERLHYQQSKERN; via the coding sequence GTGAAAGATACTGCGATATTTGCGGGAGGCTGTTTCTGGTGTATGGTTTCGCCATTTGATGAGCAGCCGGGGATAGAAAAAGTTATTTCAGGATACACAGGAGGACATATTGTTGATCCTACTTATGAAGAAGTTTTGACTAAAACAACCGGGCATACTGAAGCTGTTGAAATAACCTTTGATCCATCTGTTATTTCTTATGAAGAATTGGTAGAAATCTATTGGAATCAAACCGATCCAACCGATGCTATGGGTCAATTTCAAGATAGAGGAGATAATTACCGTCCTGTTATTTTTGTGTTAAATGAGAATCAAAGAATCAGCGCGGAGAAATCAAGACAAGAATTAAGCGAAAGCGGAAAATACAAAAATCCTATTGTTACCGTTATCGAAGAGGTCCAACCTTTTTATCCAGCTGAAGAACAGCATCAAGAGTTTTACCAAAAAAATCCAGAAAAGTATGCTCAAGAGCAAGAAGAGCGACTGCATTACCAGCAAAGTAAAGAGAGGAATTAG